The genomic segment AAAATAACTCCAATTTCAATGAAAAAAGTGGTTGTTTATTGCCATGAAATACATATTGAAAGTTCGGTAGGGATTTTTGAATTAACTGCAGAACCTTATTTACAAGAGTATTTTCTTCAAAACGGCCTAGGATCAATGACCGGGTCGGGTTTTGGGATGTTAGAGCAGCTTTAGATAGGAGGTGGAAATATGCAAGCTGAGATTGAGGTAAGAGCGAATGATTGGCTTATAAATTCTGGCATAACGGGATTTTTAAATATTGTTGGGAAAGAGAATGTGCGGATAGATGGGCAGTCACTGTACTTTTCAACAGATATATTGGAAGGCTTTGAAACTAAATATTTCAACTATTTTATCAAAGAATACAAAGAAACTTTAGCTTGGCATAAAATTGTTTCATATAAAGAGAAAATGGAATATTACCGGGCGGAAGAATTCGCTTCTTTTGATGAGAAAGCACTAGACGATTTAAATAAGTATACAAAAGATGTTGTGAAATTTTATCTTAAAAAACCAAACTATATTAAGGTTTTTCCATTAATCGATCCTGAAGCAAATATCACAGAATGGTTGGGAAACTTAACGACAATTACTATTTCAAAAAAACAAAAATTTGAAGAGGTAAAAGTCGAGATACTTGAAAGCGTAAAATCCACATACAACCAAATAGATGCCATCATCGACTTTTGTGCAAGTGAAAAAGGCCTTAAGTATTTAGGTGCTAAAAATCTAATTTACTCTGTGATTAATAAAGGTTGGTCAGGTGTATCTTTTCTCTTTAAACAAACTAAATTTATTGATCCTTATGAAGATTACAAAACTACATTTTTGGATCCGGTGTTCGAATACCTAGACACAGACTTATCCAAAGCAAAATATAATTGTTTTATTTGCAACCAACCAATTAAAACTTTGAAATTAGACCTTAGTTTTATGAACGATGTAGGTTTTGATACTGCAAGAAAAACGTCACATGTGTGGGATTTTAATAATGATGTTGCCACATGTCCGGTGTGTCGTTTGATTTATTCTTGTGTTCCAGCAGGGTTTACGTATGTATATGGAGAAGGTATGTTTGTTAATGATTCTTTCAGTATAGATAAATTACTCGATGTGAATGTACATATGCGTGAATCTATCTTACATTTTAACAACGAAGGAATTAACTCAAATAACCCATACAGAGCTCTTGTTGAATCTATTACGATGGAAAAAGAAGATAAACGGCGTTATGAACTAGCAGATATTCAACTTGTCAGATATGAAAATGAACATTATCGTTTTAATATTTTGTCTAAAAAAATGCTACATATTTTAAATGATTCTAAAACGATTTTAAAAAGTTTAATACGTTGTGGCTATAAAGAAGGAAACTTGAACATTAATTTATACAAAGAAGTTATTCAACATTTAATGAATAATGAAAACTTATTTACACTTATTCATAAGCTGATCTTCTATAAACAAACAAATGCTAATGGCTTGTACTACAATATGGGGCATGTTGCAGGGATTTTAGAGATAAATACAAAATTTTTGAAGGAGATAGATGTGATGACAAATATTTCTCAAAAGCAGTTATGGTTTGTTCAAAGTTGCGGGACGGAATTTAAAGAAGGTTATTATGGTAAGAAATCAGAAAATAAGATTGCGGGAATCACATATAAATTATTAAATGCTTTAAAAGTAAATGATAAAGATGGATTTATGGATACGTTATTAAATAGTTATTCTTATTTAGCTAAACCAATCCCTAGTGTTTTCATGAATGTTTTTTCGAATGATGAAGCTTTTAAATCAGTAGGCTACGCGTTTATGCTAGGTGTAGGTGGAGAGAGAACTAAAAAAGAAGATGGAGGAAACACAGATGAAAAATAAAGGACTAGCAATGACAATCGTTTTCCAAGCAGAAAGTGCCAATTATGGGGAGTCTCTTGGTAATATTTCCGCACTTAAAAAGATTTCTCGTAACAATGGTGACCAGTACACCTATATTTCTCGCCAAGCAATTCGATATAATTTAATGGAACAAATTGGTGAAAAAGTAGCACCTGTAAAAGCAGAGGGTGGCGGCGATAAGAAGGTTATTCAATTTTTAAGTGAAGCTTCTATTGCAGATTTTCCAGAGCTAGACTTCTTTGGTTATTTAAAAACAGAAAAAGGAACTGCCGGACAAAAGCGTTCAGCTAAAGTACGCTTGTCTAATGCGATTTCACTTGAAACATTTAAAGGCGATCTAGACTTCTTAACCAATAAAGGTCAAGCAGATAAAATAAACGAAAATATGAATATCGCACAAGCAGAAATTCATAAATCATATTATCGCTATACGATTACAATTGATTTAGACCAAATCGGAATTGATGGGACAGTGGAAATAGACAATAAAGAAAAAGCTCGTCGTGTGAAAAAATTAATGGATACAGTTGCGTTTTTATACCGTGATATTCGCGGACGCCGTGAAGACTTAAAACCACTTTTCGTCATTGGTGGGGTGTATGATGTGAAAAATCCAGTGTTCCAAAATGTAGTGGACGTGTTAGATAATAAAATCGTTATTAAAAATATTGACGACTTATTGCAATACGAGGACATTCGCGAAAATACAAAGGTTGGTATTATTGATGGTCAATTTGCCAATGCGGATGAAGTGAAATCGAAATTAAACGCAGAGTCTGTACCAGCTTTCTTCAATGAAATTAAAGGAAAGATTGATGCTTATTATGAAGGCAATTAGAGTAAAGCTTTGGCAAGATTTGGTGAATTATAAAAAGCCAACTAGTTTTCAACTAAAAGAAACCTACCCTTTGCCACCATATTCCACTGTAATTGGTATGATTCATACACTATGTGGATTTACTAGCTACCATGAAATGAAAATTAGTATTCAAGGTAAATATTTTTCAAAAGTGAATGATTTAGCCACAAGATATGAGTTTAAAAATGGGATGACGTATGATGCAACACGCCACCAAATTAAAGTAGATAATTATGGTGTGAGTCGCGGGATTTCAACTGTCGAATTATTAGTTGATTTAGAACTATTGCTACACATTATCCCAGAAGACCCAGCTCTGGTTCCCGTTATCGAAAAAGCATTCAAAGAGCCAATCGAATATCCGTCACTTGGGCGTCGGGAGGATATTGCTACAATTCAAGCTGTGGATGTTGTGGAAGTGGAAAAAAGAAAGCCAAAAGAAAATAAAAGTGTAAATATTTCCAAAGATTATAATGCCTATGTACCAATTTCACTCGCAGAAAGTAAAGTGGTTCGTTTTAAATCACAAGAAAGCTCTGTTGGGCGTAGTAAGTTATTGGGAACTAGGTATTTATTAACAGAGAAATATGAACGTGTGAATCATGGAACAGAAAAAGCTCCGAAGTTCTTCCGTAAATGGCGCAAGAAAGACGTTATTTATTCAAGTAGAATCTTTGTTTCTAAAAATGATGTTTTCTTCTTGGATAAAGATGATTGTTTAGTTTTTATTGAAGAAGAGGTGTAATAAATAAGAAAAGTTACCCCTTGAATCAATTTTTCAAGGGGATTTTTCTTCTAACTAGGAGGTTTTATCATGCAAAAATATTTAGCAAAATCAAATCCGCCTGAAACGATTCAAGAACATACAGATAATTTACTAAAAAACTATCAAACCCTCAAAAAACTTTATCCGGAAATTAATATAGACTGGTACTTATTAGAATTAGTTTGTTTATTACATGATTTAGGTAAGATGAATCGGCTTTTTCAAAAGAAGCTGGGCAATGGTTCAGGAGTTGGAAAAGAGATTCCGCATGGCTATTTGTCAGTTGCGTTTGTCCCTTATAGCAAATTAGAAGATTTAGGGTATTCGGAAGATGAAATACAAGTAGTTTATCAGGCGATTGCGCGTCATCATGAAAGGAAAAAAGATTTTACAGAACAAGAATGGGAAACAGAAATTGAAAAATTATCGGAACAATGGGAAACATTCTTCTACGAGAGATTAGCTGATAATGCAGATTATAGTAGCGAAATAGATGAAATTTATTTTTACCCTGAGGCACGTATCTTTGAAGGCGAAGATACAGTTGAAATAGAAACCTTCAAAAATTATGTTCAACTAAAAGGTCTCCTAAACCGAATTGACTTCGCGGCGAGTGCTGGTATTGATGTAGAGCTTGAAAATGACTTCTTACAAGAATCAATGGAACACCAATTAGCCAATTTCCGGGAAAAGAATGCGGCAGCTGATTGGAATCTTTTGCAGAAATATATGTTACAACATCAAAACGAAAATGTTGTCGTTATTGCTGAAACTGGTATGGGGAAAACAGAGGCGGGGCTACTTTGGCTTGGAAACCACAAGGGCTTTTTTACACTACCTTTGCGGACGGCTATTAATGCCATATACACAAGAGTTACGAGGGAGATTGTTACTGACAAGCAAGCGCAAAGAGTGGGACTACTCCATTCGGAAACCTATAGTCAATACTTATTTCATGAAGAAAATACTGAAATGGAAATTGATGAGTATTACACGAGAACAAGACAAATGTCTCTTCCAGTCACCATTTGCACATTAGATCAGTTATTTGATTTTGTGTTTCGTTATGCGGGATTTGAACATAAACTAGCGACACTATCTTATTCCAAAGTAATTATTGATGAAATTCAAATGTATTCACCAGACTTATTAGCTTATTTAATTTTAGGGTTATCGTATATTGATAAATTTGGCGGCAAGTTTTGTGTTATGACCGCTACTTTGCCAGGGATTGTATTAGACTTGCTCCATGACAATGGAGTGGATTTTATTCAACCTGAAGAGAAATTTGTTTCTGAGCGAGTTCGTCATAGTGTGGAAGTAGTCCATACTGAAATTGATAGTGCTTTTATCGAACCATTCTTTGCTGGAAATAGAATCTTAGTCATTTGTAATACCATCAGTAAAGCGAAAAAAATATATTCGGAACTTAAAGCTATGTTTCCAAATAAAAAAGTCCGTCTAATTCACAGCCAATTCATCAAAAAAGATCGCTCTAAGAAAGAAGAAGAAATTTTTGAGGATGGACAAAAAGATAATCCAGAAAGCTGTATCTGGGTTGCAACTCAAGTCGTTGAGGCTTCACTTGATATCGACTTCGATTTACTATTTACAGAGCTATCTGACATTAACGGGCTCTTCCAAAGAATGGGCAGGTGCTACAGGAATCGTGCTCTTGAGGTAGATACGAACGTGTATGTTTTTGATGGAGGAGAAAAAGTTTGTTCTGGTGTAGGTCAGTTTATTGATAAAACGATTTTTATGAACTCTAAAAAAGCTTTAGAGAAGTGCAACGGAGCTTTGACGGAGATGAAGAAAATGGAAATTGTGGAACAAATATATTCTACAGAGGCGTTAAAAGAGAGTGAATTCTATGATGAACTTACTCAAGCACTGAATTATGTTAAAAGTTTTGACAGTTATGAACTAGACAAAAAAGAAGTTCGTAGCAAATTTAGAAATATAAATTCTATAACAGCTATCCCATCAACTGTATGGCAAGAAAACGAAGAGGAAATTACTAGTTATATGGAAATTCTAGCTAAATCATCCAAAGAAGTATCCAAAAAAGAAAAAATGATTGCTAGAACAAATCTAGCTGAATTTATGCTAAATATACCAGACTATCTGTATAAAAAAAGCGAGGGAGAAGTTCATAGAATCAATCGTTATGAAACTGTGATTGAATTTAAATGTGATTATTCGGAGGACATTGGGATTATTATGCAAGAAAAACAAAAAGAAAGTCTCTTCTTTTAGGAGGTGGGGACATGAGGATTAGCGGAACACATGTATATTACTACTTTGTCTGTAAACGAAAGCTTTGGTGTTTTTCTAAAGAAATTCGAATGGAGCATTTAGATGAAAATGTTCAACTCGGAAAACTATTGGACGAAACTAGTTATACCAGGGAAAATGGGCAAGTGATGATTGATGAAACAGTTAATATTGATTTTATTAAAGATTGGAAAGTTCTACATGAAGTGAAAAAAAGCCGAGCGATTGAGGAAGCGGGCATTTGGCAATTGAAGTATTATATGTACTTTTTGAAGCAAAGAGGAATTGTTATTGAAAAAGGAGTAGTTGATTATCCGAAAATAAGGCAAAGAGAGACAATTTTCTTATTAGAGGAAGATGAAAGCGAAATTGAAAAAGTATTAACAGAAATAGAAAATATTACGACAGATATGAAGCCACCAAAAGTAATTGATAAGCCGCTTTGTAAAAAATGTGCCTACTATGAGTATTGCTATATCTGAGAGGTGAGAAAAATAGAGAGTTATTATTTGTTTTCAGACGGAGAGTTAAAACGTAAAGATAATGTTATTAGGTTAACTGCGCCAGATGGGAGATTTAAAGATTTAAAAGTTGAGATGACCCGAGAGATTTTCCTTTTCGGAGAGGTTAATATGAATACGAAAGGGTTAAATTATATAGGACAATTGGGAATTCCGGTTCATATTTTTAATTATTATGGTTTTTATTCGGGTAGTTACTATCCTAGAGAAACCAATGTCTCGGGACAACTTTTGATAGCGCAAGTGGAAAATTATACAGATGAAAAGAAACGACTATATATCGCAAGTGAGTTTATTGAGGCGGCTAGCTTTAATCTACTTAGGAATTTACGGTATTACAAGCAACGTGGGAAAGATGTAACGAAAGAAATGGACGAAATCAAGTTTTTACGAAAATCTATTGGTAAAATGGAAGATATTCAAAGCTTAATGGGAATCGAGGGGAATATTAGAAAAACTTACTATGAAGCATGGCAAAAAATCATCAATCAAGAAATAGATTTCGAAAAAAGGGTAAAAAGACCGCCAGATAATATGATTAACACATTAATTTCATATGTTAATTCTTTGGTTTATTCAAGTTGTTTAACTGAGATTTACAAAACACAACTAAATCCAGTCATTAGTTATTTGCATAGTGCGGGAGAACGGAGATTTTCGTTATGTCTTGATATTGCTGAGATTTTTAAGCCGTTAATTGCGGATCGTATAATATTTAGTTTGTTAAATAAAAATGTGATTACAGAAGATAATTTTGAAAAAGAAGCTAATTTTTGTTATATGAATAAAGCTGCCCGTCAAAAAGTATTACAGGCATATGATTTAAGGATGAAAGAAACAATAAAGCATCGTGATTTAGGTCGGAATGTTTCGTATCGACACTTAATTCGTTTGGAATGTTATAAACTAGTAAAGCATCTAATGAACGATAAAGAATATGAAGGCTTCAAGATTTGGTGGTGACTATATGTATGTGATTTTAATTTATGATATTTCTGTGGAAAACGGTGGGGCAAAGGTATGGCGCAATGTGTTTAAGATTTGTAAGCGATATTTAACACATGTCCAAAAGTCTGTATTTGAGGGTGAAATAACGCCAGCTCTTTTAGTGAAATTACGGATGGAGCTAGACAAATATATTCGTTCAGATATGGATTCAGTGATTGTCTTTTCCAGCAGGCAACAAAAATGGTTAGAAAAAGAATTTTGGGGACTGACTGATGAAAAAACATCGAATTTTTTCTGAATAAATATTTCTGTCGACCTCCAGTAGTGCAAAAAACACTGGAGAACGACAGAAACGTGGGAAGCCTTGGGGGAGAATGGTTTTTGGTGAATATGCTTGTTTAAGTCGAGAAAATAAGATAGATTTTACCTGCTTTTTACGGCGGTCGACAAAAACAAGCCCGTGAGGTAAGATGGGAGTAGGGAAAGATATTGGCGGGTTTTAATTACTTATTGTGAAATGTAAATGAATACTGAAACGGCTGTTCAAGCTAATTATTTTTGTTTTAATTACTTATTGTGAAATGTAAATCTTTTTAACTTAAATTATATTATACTAATTAAGTTTGGTTTTAATTACTTATTGTGAAATGTAAATAAATTTAGGAGGAACTTAAAAATGAACAGATACGGTTTTAATTACTTATTGTGAAATGTAAATCTCTTCCGCGAGTGCCTTTTGACTCTTGTAGCGCTTTGTTTTAATTACTTATTGTGAAATGTAAATCAGGTAATCAAGCTGAAACGATTAAAGGAATTAAAGAGTTTTAATTACTTATTGTGAAATGTAAATTTGGGAATTCGTGGTAATATTGTACTACGGGAATAAGGTTTTAATTACTTATTGTGAAATGTAAATGCACGAGGCGAATCGGCAGGAATAGGTTCCTTCATTGTTTTAATTACTTATTGTGAAATGTAAATATACCCAATTGCCATTCTCATCTCGTTCATAGTCCCGTTTTAATTACTTATTGTGAAATGTAAATGTATTTAGGTTGAGATTAACATACCCGAAATAACTATCGTTTTAATTACTTATTGTGAAATGTAAATTTGGACTTTAGTTTGACTGTCTCTGGTACTTTAGTCGTTTTAATTACTTATTGTGAAATGTAAATTCAGGCAACACCTTAAGCGCCTTGAATAGATTCAGTTTTAATTACTTATTGTGAAATGTAAATCAGAAGCAATGCACCAGCCACCGCTAAAAATGTAATCGTTTTAATTACTTATTGTGAAATGTAAATGCAGTTACAAATTTAATAATTTCATTTCTATATTTTAGTTTTAATTACTTATTGTGAAATGTAAATTCTTGTATTGCTTCTTTAATACACATGCGCATATGTTTTAATTACTTATTGTGAAATGTAAATCCTCGAAAGTACGTATGAGCTTGTAACGGGATTCATGTTTTAATTACTTATTGTGAAATGTAAATCTACCTTGCAGCGACAGCGCGTAAGTCGCAACATCGTTTTAATTACTTATTGTGAAATGTAAATTCTGTTGCAAACGCTATGCGTATTGCAGAAGTGCTGTTTTAATTACTTATTGTGAAATGTAAATCGCTGTCATGGCATAAGTATGGACCGTGGAATTATAGTTTTAATTACTTATTGTGAAATATAAATACGAGATGGTAAGAACGCATTGTTTGACTCGCTCCAGTTTTAATTACTTATTGTGAAATGTAAATAAAAGTATTCGCTTCTTTGATAAATCAATTCCATCAAGTTTTAATTACTTATTGTGAAATGTAAATGCAGGAAAGGGAGAAACTTCATTAGATGGGCTAAAGGTTTTAATTACTTATTGTGAAATGTAAATAGATGTGCCGGACTTCACCTATGTGCCAGTTAAGGTTTTAATTACTTATTGTGAAATGTAAATTTCAAAAACGGGCAAGGAGAACAAGAAGCTGATTTTAGTTTTAATTACTTATTGTGAAATGTAAATATAATTTCTTTTATCTTTTCATTCTTATCGTTTTAATTACTTATTGTGAAATGTAAATCGAATAAGTAGAGCTGGGATTATAATAATTTCCTTCAGTTTTAATTACTTATTGTGAAATGTAAATAAAAATGGATGAAGCAGGGTATGATGCAGAATGGGAGTTTTAATTACTCATTGTGAAATATAAATAAAAGTTCGATTGCTTTTTAATCGTCCAAATATTGTTTTAAACACTTATCATGAAATATAACCCCGCCCACCCTCAAAGCCAATAATCTGTTTTAAGGATTTTTCATCTAAAAACCACACCACAATCCTCCCATTTTTTTCATCCAGCGAAAACCGTTTTTGAAATATTTGTAACCGCTCGCATGGATTATATGCAAGAAGAGAGCTATTATTTGTTAGATGCAAAAGAGGATGTTACATAGGTTTGAAGGATGGTGTGCGGGAAAGCGATTTAATTGGAGCACTTGAAGAAGCGCAAACCGGGGCAGTCAAGCTGGATGCAACACGTTACGTGAATACTTTCCCAGAAAAAAACACGCCCATTTCTTAATACCATCGGGGACTGTTCATTGTTCTGGCGCTGATTCGATGATTCTCGAAATAAGCTTATCTGCCTACATTTTTACATTTAAGCTGTGGGATTGGGGACGATTAGGCTTAGACGGCAAACCACGGCCAGTGCATATTGATCATGGAAAAAAAGTGATTAATTGGAACCGTTCTGAAAAATGGGTGGCGGAAAATTTAGTGAATCAATTTGAACCTTTAATTGAAACAGCGACACATACCAAAGAGAAGACAGGCTTATATAAAACAGAACAAATTTATACAGAACGAGATTGGTTTACTGATTATGTCGATTACGATAACTCGGAAAAAACGGTGAATATGTTGAATTTAGTGGAAGGAGATAATGTCGTTGTCGAGAGCTTGGACGATGCCTTTGAAGCGTTTGAAGTTCGTTACGTGGAGACATTTGTTATTCCGGCTCAAGTGGAGAGATTTAGGATTAGAAATATTGGTAAAAGTGATCATGTTGCAGTATTACGAGCGCGAATTATGTGAATAGTAGGCGCAATCAGGAATGACTGGTTGTGCTTTTTTAGTGCATATAGTTCGGGGTTCGAATTTAGCCTTTGAACTTTATCATTGATAGTTTTGTTATAATATTCACAATTGCTGAATAGTGAAGAATTTAAATGGTGAGTCAGAATTCATGATACGGTAAAAAATAGAGAACTTATAGGCAATCACTTAAAAGATGTAATTAATGACTCAACTAATATCTTGAAAACAGAAACAAGAAGTTATATAGCTAAAGAGATACCTGGAACACCAAAAGTGAATTATAAAACAACTGTAAGAGAAAGTTTTCTAAAAGGTCCGGGCGGAGGAGTAAAGGTAGAATCTGTTTGGGATGGAGATAGGTTACTAACAATAATTGTTAAAGGTGGAAAATGAAATGAATTCATTCAAATTGAAACGATACGAATCATTTATTGAATTGAAAGATGATTTAAAAGAAGATACTATCTTAATTAGTGAGGCTTTATCTGATAGTAATAAATTTATAAAAGCTAACAATGATTTATTTGAAGCGGGATTCATATACTATGATACTGGTTTACAACCCCAAATAAAGATGTTATGCCAATCGCAAAAGATATTTTTGGGAGTGAACGAAATTTTTTTCTTGTATTGATTATATGGAGAACAAAAAGATGTTTGAGGTTGAATTACCTTCCTTGCTGTATGATGTTCTAGTAGATTTAGACTGTATTTATGTCGTATGTGTATGCGAACTAGATATATTTGTTTATCAAAATAATGGTACGCTTTTATGGAATATGGGTTTTAGAGATACAGTTGAAAGTTATTATTTGGAGGATGATGAGAGCATTATTATTGAGTGTAGTGATGGAGAACGGACAACTTTTCAGCTAGATTCAGGAGCAGTAAAATAAAACTTAACAAAAAAACATACATTTGCGAAACAATAACAAGTGTACGTTCTTTTTTGTTAATATGGGCACTAAACCAACAAAACCGCAACCAACGCCAAAACCGCTGGCACCCCTTGTTTCACCAAAATCCCCCTCGAAGACGTCGCGCCACCAAACAAAGCCGCGATCACTACGCAACTCAAAAAGAAAATTTGCACACTACCCGCAAACGTATCACCAGCAAAAAATAATCCCCAAGCTAGTCCAGCTGCCAAAAATCCATTATAAAGCCCTTGATTTGCAAATAAGGTTTGTACTTTTCGATTTGCAAGCAGTTCTTTTTCTACTCCAAAAGTTTTCGCTGCAAGGTTGGTATTCGAGAAAAACATTTCCAAAATCATAATATAAATATGCTCAATCATTACGATGAAAGTTAAAATAAATGCTAAAATAGTCATAAAAAATCCCTCTTTTCTACTCAGAAGTATAGCATAGATTGGTTTGTTTCTGACAAAATCAAGGCTCGAAAATTGACTTATTTCCCAAATCTCCGTAATATCAAACATAGACTACTAAATTTTAGTCTGAAAAGGGGGAAATTATATGCAACAAGAAAGAGCGATGGAGCGAAAAATTCGGCCAATCCCAATTATTGCCTCATTTTTGATGGCAGGATTTATTGGGTTATTTAGTGAAACGGCTTTGAATATGGCGCTTAGTGATTTGATACAGGTGTTTGATATTAGTTCAGCGACAGTGCAGTGGCTTACGACAGGTTACCTGCTAACGCTTGGAATATTAGTACCGATTTCTGGATTACTTTTACAATGGTTTACGACACGTGGATTATTTTTTACAGCAGTGAGTTTTTCGATTGCTGGGACACTGATTGCGGCAATTTCACCAACGTTTGCCATGTTAATGATTGGGCGGGTAGTACAAGCAGTAGGTACAGCGCTATTATTACCATTAATGTTTAATACCATTTTACTAATCTTCCCGGAGCATAAACGTGGCTCGGCAATGGGGATGATTGGACTGGTTATTATGTTTGCGCCAGCGGTTGGTCCGACAATTTCTGGATTAATTCTGGAAAACTTAACATGGAACTGGATTTTCTGGATTTCCTTACCATTCTTAATTATTGCATTATTATTTGGGATTAAATATATGCAAAATGTTTCGGTCGTAACAAAGCCGAAAATTGATATTTTGTCGATTATTCTTTCTACACTAGGTTTTGGTGGGGTTGTATTTGCCTTTAGTAGTGCAGGTGAAAATGGTTGGGGAAGCGCAACAGTTCTAACAGCAATTATTGTTGGTGGAATTTCACTTGCTTTATTTGTATGGCGCCAACTGACAATGGAAAAACCGTTAATGGATTTAAAAGTATTTAAATATCCGATGTTCACTTTAGGACTTATTTTGGTATTTATTAGTTTTATGATGATTCTTTCGACGATGATTTTACTTCCGCTTTACTTGCAAAATAGTTTAGCACTTGCGGCGTTTTCGGCGGGACTTGTGTTACTTCCAGGTGGGGTGTTGAACGGACTGATGTCGCCATTTACTGGTCGATTGTTTGATGCTTACGGACCGCGGGCGCTTGTTATTCCGGGATTTGTTGTTGCTGTTATTGCGTTATTCTTTTTAACAAGAATTGAAACAGATACGACGGCATTAACAATTATCGTGCTTCATTCGGTGTTGATGATTGGGATTTCGATGGTAATGATGCCTGCGCAAACCAATGGACTGAATCAACTGCCACGGAAGTTATATCCTGATGGTACGGCGATTATGAATACGTTGCAGCAAGTTTCTGGAGCAATCGGAACGGCTGTCGCAATCACGATTATGACAGCAGGACAAAAGGCTTACATGGAAACCGCGCAAGGAGCTGGACCGGAAGAAATGGTTGCATCACTTACAGCCGGAATCCAAAACGCCTTTGTTTTCGGATTAATTATGGCGTGTATTGGCCTTGTTTGCTCGTTATTTATTCGAAAAGCAAAATAATGATAGGACAGGAGCTTCTCTTAATTGAGAAGTTCTTTTTTTGACAAAAATTAGACGAACAGTTAAA from the Listeria seeligeri serovar 1/2b str. SLCC3954 genome contains:
- the cas2 gene encoding CRISPR-associated endonuclease Cas2 — its product is MYVILIYDISVENGGAKVWRNVFKICKRYLTHVQKSVFEGEITPALLVKLRMELDKYIRSDMDSVIVFSSRQQKWLEKEFWGLTDEKTSNFF
- a CDS encoding cupin domain-containing protein, encoding MILEISLSAYIFTFKLWDWGRLGLDGKPRPVHIDHGKKVINWNRSEKWVAENLVNQFEPLIETATHTKEKTGLYKTEQIYTERDWFTDYVDYDNSEKTVNMLNLVEGDNVVVESLDDAFEAFEVRYVETFVIPAQVERFRIRNIGKSDHVAVLRARIM
- a CDS encoding DUF1304 domain-containing protein, with product MTILAFILTFIVMIEHIYIMILEMFFSNTNLAAKTFGVEKELLANRKVQTLFANQGLYNGFLAAGLAWGLFFAGDTFAGSVQIFFLSCVVIAALFGGATSSRGILVKQGVPAVLALVAVLLV
- a CDS encoding DHA2 family efflux MFS transporter permease subunit, coding for MQQERAMERKIRPIPIIASFLMAGFIGLFSETALNMALSDLIQVFDISSATVQWLTTGYLLTLGILVPISGLLLQWFTTRGLFFTAVSFSIAGTLIAAISPTFAMLMIGRVVQAVGTALLLPLMFNTILLIFPEHKRGSAMGMIGLVIMFAPAVGPTISGLILENLTWNWIFWISLPFLIIALLFGIKYMQNVSVVTKPKIDILSIILSTLGFGGVVFAFSSAGENGWGSATVLTAIIVGGISLALFVWRQLTMEKPLMDLKVFKYPMFTLGLILVFISFMMILSTMILLPLYLQNSLALAAFSAGLVLLPGGVLNGLMSPFTGRLFDAYGPRALVIPGFVVAVIALFFLTRIETDTTALTIIVLHSVLMIGISMVMMPAQTNGLNQLPRKLYPDGTAIMNTLQQVSGAIGTAVAITIMTAGQKAYMETAQGAGPEEMVASLTAGIQNAFVFGLIMACIGLVCSLFIRKAK